Proteins encoded in a region of the Onthophagus taurus isolate NC chromosome 10, IU_Otau_3.0, whole genome shotgun sequence genome:
- the LOC111428436 gene encoding uro-adherence factor A-like isoform X3 yields the protein MDSTDVEFLHETKPPDEFDQIDHENIPSEDECGRVSSTHMSVSSEPISQPTRGRASLYHGTWPVERTTTMWNSEPTNLGPMTNNLTAIRMDQTSVMSFASSSGGAPLDRVLSSPDHSRRSSQQLEAKMDMVYSLLAMLGGQEHADMGETLLALSTSPESCLAMRQSGCIPLLVQLVQSDKDADSRKKASEALHNLVHSQPDEKLRKRETRVLKLLEQARLYTEALKNNTEFIPDPSISSGDDTASDKHPVATIAHLMKHSFDEGHRQAICQLGGIYVIANLVENEHSIHGSTNEDGQCILMRRYACMALTNLTFGDSGNKALLCSFREFMRALVVQLQSPSDELRQVTASVLRNLSWRADSVSKEILKEVGTVTGLMKAAMVDSKENTLKSILSALWNLSAHCTENKAEICAIDGALGFLVDMLSYKTPSKSLAVIENSGGILRNISSQIAVREDYREILRKHNCLQVLLEQLKSPSLTIVSNACGTLWNLSAKNGQDQESLWQMGAPAMLRSLNHSKHKMIAMGSSAALKNLLSSRPSHSLLPQMDATAKAMDLPVLPTLGARKQKALLQDLDQNLRETYDNLESPKDFKKTFLKEKKDEDLCHAFSSINLNETSSNSYFHQKTFSGGSSSLPYTTQKRLKRIEDETDSNDQPIDFSRKYSEKQDNLKQKKYVTTSYAETDLDQPTDYSLRYAEDDSDSEIPKNEYVQDTVKTYCTEGTPLNFSTATSMSDLRIEKIDNEKTSQNSSSIQKEENVIDEKDRCSTEDISEIETARKSEKLQFNSGLMSPEKPVNYCEEGTPGYFSRVSSFGSLTSIPANENLKGKTGQDKERISQNVSQEDETKREIIPNENQKAVKFEQTVNYAEETPLMFSRSSSLASLDSFEQHSIHDDRSSIVSEISRFTSGVVSPDIPDSPSQTMPPSPRPRKVLEYPSTSRAAILFQRTAADGRPQPAPRSIQKPSIFEDNVTKFKEESTPVQFSTATSLSSLTIDEHEDRNLTLPKVSPPTSQNSGSTLSANATNVNVEEKVKQNDEKKDVEPEKPANISSDSEIHISENEGDEDILADCINIGMQNRRHKEVEPVQATPGAKSYNYPLKRPASGSGIPLPRRFGQNNGSGDTVKTYCTEDTPAILSHAGSQSDLSILSSPNEKKNNSNVKDYTSDDSGSNLSGDNENILAECIQSGMPKAKPKHNNSKIFNKVTPDNNYLDGKDRKLTYLIAKDEVEKFAVENSPCQFSLRSSLSDLTVDGSVAGLASMKPASSNNQQKPINNSNLSGQESLSSLSVDSVGSVENEQALLEQCISSGMPKSKSSESSQHPDTEQKDPKNAPAASAVASIPHQLEFEQIHDHRPAPPPITAGEDESDAGRSHATRDEPLKTPPATEQVLIEPKKSGCEKENVEEKIENEKIVNRMLDPDAMIESLDRFTAELVLQAQSRMEKEKDLQNSVTDGGETWTDISPNDVSFPSISGSVPQVITFSDDYARKEANFTTDMSTLTESTLIAIEATRIATTFQMEAAMAHSTGPFELDMIQPPSHLNSLTSSINELDFNKTKRSPKLTVRKKSLPNLMIRKALTNSLNQATSFESLENRSISNLDHVNPPSILGDVELLDLEGSMISVASLQSEAEDVKTDFLINGFVSENRQNSHPMFNVKVPYSEIENVNPPSIFNEITDICNSLADAQTEAMGTETEIFEDCITHLDNDATLFSDANSSTPLESDLSSNDSTPKKQRKMLTPKERRNLSKDRYKTYTIDLQASEDYVTCTSGTPPRSSPKMTAREKRLNNRSRFETQVIDESILKNFESSSSKETISETSTLTSTCITESTLNGNCSQSNIRKNFIQKRLENRDRFKTKVITDNSSAVMLITSPNSPDLHYLLQKEANTVLKTLNETKTKVDELLECETLSLVSNEEDSSEQNSGGSNYRTYHKSWGLNQPHIPVVDQQSTDDTIKTKELDSFEIENIENSESSDFEGEVKPGKPKIVKPEDVVEKDEEKVKAIRGHRKSLYHRNVKTTPPSKIVSPTPISNKMSPTNKNLVTKTTPPKNVNKTPLTNSKLIKPSTKSTNIPTQKNNFITSKPPQQQSPIKSNSPKQHSNSTSTKSPNLERQGTFVKEEKPKTVSGIPKSAPSKIPSTSNIPKPSKIARATPPPPPKSIPKPQKTPPLNNQEKPKTFYRSPSVDAKDVTKRSSLQPSTSSQSLKNGGVVKRSSMPESTNQQRNGSNGSLASNGSNSKQITSKIASLWKRVEESKKQSNKTIDKRVWIQPEQQKLIRSNTFDNKDELHGNQDSGKRISRLGSFVVVEGEPNV from the exons ATGGATTCAACTGACGTGgaatttttacacgaaacgAAACCCCCAGACGAG tttgATCAAATTGACCATGAAAATATTCCAAGTGAAGATGAATGCGGCCGCGTATCCAGTACTCACATGTCAGTTAGCAGTGAACCAATATCACAACCAACGAGGGGTCGAGCTAGTTTATACCATGGAACATGGCCGGTTGAAAGAACGACTACAATGTGGAATTCAGAACCAACAAATTTAGGTCCAATGACAAATAATTTAACCGCGATTCGAATGGATCAAACAAGCGTAATGAGTTTTGCTTCAAGTTCCGGTGGCGCCCCTTTAGATCGCGTATTAAGTAGCCCAGATCATTCACGAAGATCTTCACAACAATTAGAAGCAAAAATGGATATGGTTTATAGTTTATTAGCTATGTTGGGGGGGCAAGAACACGCCGATATGGGAGAAACCCTTTTGGCATTAAGTACAAGCCCTGAAAGTTGTTTAGCAATGCGACAATCTGGTTGTATACCCCTTCTGGTGCAATTAGTTCAATCGGATAAAGACGCCGATTCACGAAAGAAAGCATCCGAGGCTTTACATAATTTGGTGCATTCACAACCGGATGAGAAACTTCGCAAACGAGAAACAAGGGTTTTAAAGTTATTAGAACAAGCTAGATTATATACGGaagctttaaaaaataacaccGAATTTATTCCTGATCCATCAATATCTTCCGGTGACGATACCGCAAGCGATAAACATCCCGTCGCTACGATAGCGCATTTAATGAAACATTCGTTTGATGAGGGTCATCGTCAAGCGATTTGTCAACTTGGAGGGATTTACGTAATCGCTAATTTAGTTGAGAATGAACACTCAATTCATGGTAGCACGAACGAAGATGGTCAATGCATTTTAATGAGACGTTACGCGTGTATGGCTTTAACAAATCTTACATTTGGTGATAGCGGAAATAAAGCTCTTCTCTGTTCGTTTCGCGAATTTATGCGAGCTCTTGTTGTACAACTACAAAGTCCCAGTGATGAATTAAGACAAGTGACAGCAAGCGTGCTTAGAAATTTATCATGGAGAGCTGATTCAGTTagcaaagaaattttaaaagaagttGGGACAGTAACTGGATTAATGAAAGCGGCGATGGTTGATAGTAAAGAGAATACGTTAAAATCAATACTTTCGGCTTTATGGAATTTATCGGCTCATTGTACAGAAAATAAAGCGGAAATTTGTGCTATAGATGGAGCGTTAGGTTTCTTAGTTGATATGTTATCTTACAAAACTCCATCAAAATCATTAGCTGTTATTGAAAATTCGGGTGGGATACTTAGAAACATTTCATCTCAAATCGCTGTAAGAGAGGATTATCGGGAAATCTTACGGAAACATAATTGTCTTCAAgtacttttagaacaattaaAATCACCTAGTTTGACCATTGTTAGTAACGCTTGTGGTACCTTATGGAATCTTTCAGCGAAAAATGGGCAAGATCAAGAAAGTTTATGGCAAATGGGGGCTCCGGCGATGTTGAGAAGTTTAAATCAttcaaaacataaaatgatTGCTATGGGCTCAAGCGCtgctttaaaaaatttattaagttctCGCCCCAGCCATAGCTTATTACCCCAAATGGACGCCACAGCTAAAGCTATGGATCTTCCAGTTTTACCAACGTTAGGTGCAAGGAAACAAAAAGCTTTATTACAAGATTTAGATCAAAACTTAAGAGAAACCTACGATAATTTAGAATCGccaaaagatttcaaaaaaacctttttaaaagaaaagaaagacgAAGATTTGTGTCATGCGTTTTCATCGATTAACCTCAATGAAACATCTTCAAACTCATATTTCCATCAAAAAACGTTTAGTGGTGGATCTTCATCACTTCCATACACAACACAAAAAAGATTGAAACGAATTGAAGATGAAACGGATTCTAACGATCAACCAATCGATTTTAGCCGAAAATATTCTGAGAaacaagataatttaaaacaaaaaaaatatgttacaaCATCATACGCCGAAACTGATTTAGATCAACCAACCGATTATTCTTTAAGATACGCCGAAGACGATTCAGACTCAGAAATACCTAAAAACGAATACGTACAAGACACCGTTAAAACATATTGTACGGAAGGGACACCTTTAAATTTCTCAACGGCTACATCAATGTCCGATTTGAGAATAGAAAAAATCGACAACGAAAAAACATCGCAGAATTCATCTTCAAttcaaaaagaagaaaatgttatcgACGAAAAAGATCGTTGTTCAACCGAAGATATTTCAGAGATTGAAACGGCGAGGAAATCGGAAAAGTTACAATTTAATTCGGGGTTGATGTCGCCGGAAAAGCCGGTTAATTACTGCGAAGAAGGAACTCCGGGTTATTTTTCGAGAGTGAGCAGTTTTGGATCGTTAACTTCAATTCCAGcgaatgaaaatttgaaaggTAAAACAGGACAAGATAAAGAAAGAATCTCTCAAAACGTTTCGCAAGAAGATGAAACGAAACGCGAAATAATCCCGAATGAGAATCAAAAAGCCGTTAAATTCGAACAAACCGTAAATTACGCCGAAGAAACTCCATTAATGTTTTCGCGTTCGAGTTCTCTGGCTTCGTTGGATAGTTTTGAGCAACACTCTATCCACGATGATCGAAGCTCAATCGTTTCTGAAATTAg TCGTTTTACAAGCGGAGTTGTTTCCCCGGATATCCCCGATTCTCCATCGCAAACGATGCCGCCGAGTCCGCGCCCtcgaaaagttttagaataccCATCCACTTCTCGAGCAgctattttatttcaaagaaCGGCCGCTGATGGGCGACCTCAACCAGCACCTCGAAGTATTCAAAAACCAagtatttttgaagataatgTTACTAAATTTAAAGAGGAGAGTACTCCAGTACAATTTTCCACGGCAACGAGTTTGAGTAGTTTAACTATTGATGAACACGAAGATCGAAATTTGACATTGCCAAAG GTTTCTCCCCCAACCAGTCAAAATAGTGGGAGTACTTTGAGTGCAAACGCAACGAATGTCAATGTTGAGGAAAAAGTTAAACAAAACGACGAAAAGAAAGATGTTGAACCTGAAAAACCGGCGAATATCAGTTCGGATTCGGAGATACACATCTCTGAAAATGAAGGCGATGAAGACATTTTAGCGGATTGTATTAATATTGGGATGCAAAATCGGAG GCACAAAGAAGTTGAACCCGTTCAGGCAACCCCCGGTGCAAAATCGTACAATTACCCACTAAAACGACCAGCATCTGGAAGTGGAATACCTCTACCAAGAAGATTTGGGCAAAATAATGGGAGTGGTGACACAGTGAAAACTTATTGTACCGAAGATACTCCGGCGATTTTAAGTCATGCTGGCTCCCAATCCGATTTGAGCATATTATCATCGCCgaacgaaaagaaaaataatagtaACGTAAAAGATTATACGTCAGATGATAGCGGAAGTAATTTATCTGGggataacgaaaatattttagctgaGTGTATACAATCTGGGATGCCGAAAGCTAAACCAAAACATAAcaactcaaaaatatttaacaaagtAACTCCAGATAACAATTATTTAGATGGGAAAGACCGAAAATTGACTTATTTAATCGCTAAGGATGAAGTTGAGAAATTCGCCGTCGAAAATAGTCCGTGCCAGTTTTCTTTAAGATCGAGTTTAAGTGATTTAACCGTCGATGGAAGTGTAGCTGGTTTAGCAAg tatgaAACCAGCATCATCGAATAATCAACAAAAACcgattaataattcaaatttatccGGCCAAGAATCTTTATCTTCATTAAGTGTCGATTCAGTTGGATCCGTCGAGAATGAACAAGCGTTGTTGGAGCAATGTATATCATCGGGAATGCCAAAAAGTAAATCTTCAGAATCGTCTCAACACCCCGATACGGAACAAAAAGATCCAAAAAACGCACCTGCTGCGTCTGCTGTCGCAAGCATACCTCATCAGCTCGAATTCGAGCAGATTCACGATCATCGTCCCGCACCACCACCAATAACGGCAGGCGAAGACGAGTCAGACGCAGGCAGAAGTCACGCGACGAGGGACGAACCTTTGAAAACACCCCCCGCAACAGAACAGGTTTTGATCGAACCAAAGAAGAGTGGGtgtgaaaaagaaaatgttgaagaaaaaattgaaaatgaaaagattGTAAATAGAATGTTAGATCCGGATGCGATGATCGAATCTTTAGATCGATTTACAGCCGAATTAGTATTACAAGCTCAATCGAgaatggaaaaagaaaaagatttacaaaaCTCTGTTACCGATGGTGGTGAAACTTGGACGGATATTTCACCAAACGATGTTAGCTTCCCGAGTATTTCCGGTTCTGTTCCGCAAGTAATAACATTTAGCGATGACTATGCGAGAAAAGAGGCCAATTTCACGACGGATATGAGCACATTAACGGAATCAACTTTAATTGCGATAGAAGCAACCCGAATCGCGACCACTTTTCAAATGGAAGCCGCGATGGCTCATAGCACGGGTCCTTTTGAATTGGACATGATCCAACCACCTTCTCATTTGAATTCATTAACAAGCTCGATAAACGAacttgattttaataaaacaaaacgaaGTCCTAAATTAACGGTAAGAAAGAAATCTTTACCGAACTTAATGATACGAAAAGCACTTACAAACTCGCTAAATCAAGCGACAAGTTTTGAATCGTTGGAAAACAGGAGTATATCTAACTTAGATCATGTTAATCCCCCTTCGATTTTAGGCGATGTTGAGCTTTTAGACCTTGAAGGCTCAATGATAAGTGTGGCTTCTTTACAAAGCGAAGCCGAGGATGtcaaaacggattttttaattaacggATTTGTTTCTGAGAATCGACAAAACTCGCATCCGATGTTTAATGTGAAAGTACCCTACTcggaaattgaaaatgttaatccCCCATCGATTTTCAATGAAATTACGGATATTTGTAATTCTTTAGCTGACGCTCAAACTGAAGCCATGGGAACTGAAACTGAAATCTTCGAAGATTGCATCACCCACTTAGACAATGATGCAACTTTATTTTCCGACGCAAATAGTAGCACCCCATTGGAAAGTGATTTAAGCAGTAACGATTCGACTCCTAAAAagcaaagaaaaatgttaaccCCAAAAGAGCGAAGAAACCTGTCTAAAGATCGATATAAAACTTACACGATTGATTTGCAAGCTTCCGAAGATTACGTTACATGCACTTCAGGAACTCCTCCAAGAAGTAGCCCAAAAATGACGGCGAGAGAAAAAAGGTTAAATAATCGATCTAGATTTGAAACGCAAGTTATTGATGAAagtatcttaaaaaattttgaaagttcttcatcaaaagaaacaatttctGAAACTTCTACTTTAACATCAACGTGCATCACAGAGAGTACATTAAATGGAAATTGTTCCCAATCTAATATTCGcaaaaatttcattcaaaaaaggttAGAAAACCGGGATCGATTCAAAACAAAGGTAATCACAGATAATTCTTCAGCTGTAATGTTAATAACATCACCGAATTCGCCCGATTTACattatttactacaaaaagAGGCTAACACAGTgctcaaaactttaaatgaaaCTAAAACGAAAGTGGATGAATTATTAGAATGCGAAACATTAAGTTTGGTATCAAACGAAGAAGATTCATCCGAGCAAAACTCTGGGGGTTCTAATTATAGAACGTATCACAAGAGTTGGGGGCTCAATCAACCTCATATACCGGTTGTTGATCAACAATCAACAGATGATACAATTAAAACGAAAGAATTAGAtagttttgaaattgaaaacatcgaaaattcTGAATCGTCTGATTTTGAAGGTGAGGTTAAACCAGGAAAaccaaaaattgttaaaccCGAAGATGTCGTagaaaaagatgaagaaaaagTGAAAGCGATTCGTGGGCACCGAAAATCTTTGTACCATCGAAACGTTAAAACAACCCCACCAAGTAAAATCGTTTCACCAACTCCGATTAGTAATAAAATGAGtcctacaaataaaaatttggtaACAAAAACGACCCCACCgaaaaatgttaacaaaacCCCACTaactaattcaaaattaattaaaccatCAACAAAATCGACGAATATCCcaactcaaaaaaataattttattacttccAAACCACCACAACAACAAAGCCCGATTAAAAGTAATTCACCAAAACAACATTCGAATTCTACTTCAACAAAGTCGCCGAATTTAGAACGACAAGGGACttttgttaaagaagaaaaaccgAAAACAGTTTCGGGAATTCCAAAATCGGCGCCAAGTAAAATCCCATCAACGAGTAATATTCCGAAACCTTCAAAAATCGCGAGAGCCaccccaccaccaccacctaaATCAATTCCAAAACCACAAAAAACACCCCCTTTAAATAACCAAGAGAaaccaaaaactttttatcgATCCCCAAGCGTCGATGCGAAAGATGTCACGAAAAGAAGCAGCTTACAACCGTCTACTTCGAgtcaaagtttaaaaaatgggGGTGTTGTTAAGCGGTCGTCGATGCCGGAAAGTACGAATCAACAACGAAACGGCAGTAATGGTAGTTTGGCTTCGAACGGTTCGAATTCGAAACAAATTACGAGTAAAATCGCGAGTTTATGGAAAAGAGTCGAGGAAAGTAAAAAGCAAAGTAATAAAACTATTGATAAACGAGTTTGGATTCAACctgaacaacaaaaattgattcgTAGTAATACCTTTGATAATAAAGATGAATTACATGGAAATCAAGATTCCGGAAAAAGGATATCGAG GTTGGGATCATTTGTAGTAGTGGAAGGTGAACCAAACGTGTAA